From a region of the Sulfuriferula plumbiphila genome:
- a CDS encoding NAD(P)H-hydrate dehydratase has product MKPDADPFPNDRLIEKTILGKLPPRPRDSHKGDFGSVGILGGAPGMTGAALLAARAALHMGAGKVYAASLNSSIAIDFMQPEIMLLGPTQLLDTPLTVLAVGPGLGRSEQAGQLLEIALQSPAILVLDADALNLLAESQSLKKLAQNRTRPTLLTPHPGEAARLLGCDTRTIQRDRPAAALQLVEKYCAWVVLKGAGSICAAPDKAWRINATGNPGLSSAGMGDVLTGMVAALLAQGAAPFAALQLAVYLHGAAADALLEQGMGPVGLTASEVTLEARRLLNQRAV; this is encoded by the coding sequence ATGAAACCAGACGCAGACCCTTTTCCCAATGACAGGCTGATCGAAAAAACCATCCTTGGCAAGCTGCCGCCGCGCCCGCGCGACAGTCACAAGGGCGACTTCGGCAGCGTCGGCATCCTGGGCGGTGCACCGGGCATGACCGGGGCGGCATTGCTGGCAGCGCGGGCGGCACTTCATATGGGTGCGGGCAAAGTCTACGCCGCCAGCCTGAACAGCAGTATCGCCATAGACTTCATGCAACCTGAAATCATGCTGCTTGGCCCGACTCAATTGCTCGACACACCGTTAACCGTGCTGGCCGTCGGCCCCGGTTTGGGGCGCTCCGAACAGGCTGGCCAGTTGCTGGAAATCGCGCTGCAAAGCCCGGCCATTCTGGTATTGGATGCAGATGCCCTGAACCTGCTTGCCGAATCGCAAAGCCTGAAAAAACTGGCGCAAAACCGCACCCGTCCCACCCTGCTCACGCCCCATCCCGGCGAGGCCGCGCGGCTGCTTGGCTGCGACACCAGAACCATCCAGCGCGACCGTCCGGCTGCAGCGTTGCAGCTGGTCGAAAAATATTGCGCCTGGGTGGTGCTAAAAGGTGCCGGCAGTATTTGCGCCGCGCCCGACAAAGCATGGCGTATCAACGCTACGGGCAACCCCGGTTTGAGCAGCGCCGGCATGGGGGATGTGCTGACGGGCATGGTGGCGGCCCTGCTGGCGCAGGGCGCGGCGCCTTTCGCCGCGCTGCAGCTTGCTGTTTATCTGCATGGCGCGGCAGCAGATGCCCTGTTGGAACAGGGCATGGGACCGGTGGGGCTGACCGCATCGGAAGTGACGCTGGAAGCGCGCAGATTGCTTAATCAGCGGGCTGTTTAG
- a CDS encoding phosphate/phosphite/phosphonate ABC transporter substrate-binding protein has product MRKFFFMATLLLSFNLQAAERLMFGINPGTVGKEDQWVLRDSFQPLADYIGKAAGIQVRTDITQNFKAIDEHAGTGRYDLLMAPTNVIGLAGKAGYYPVAKFKDLHAVFLVRSQSPYQTIASIKGSRIGVISRKTLMGLLSVNLLKNNGLMLDRDFKQVQEIQFMDTLASLLLEDAVDVVTVSPKSAIDAMKAHPGKLRILATTDPVPGFAIALSPDMPQAQAKKITEALLTIGDNPSGKAALAAIKIGGGSGETHLTKTSSAEYAKAMGLISAAKKLYPPLPK; this is encoded by the coding sequence ATGCGTAAATTCTTTTTTATGGCGACGTTGCTGCTGTCTTTTAACCTGCAGGCGGCGGAAAGGCTGATGTTCGGTATCAATCCGGGCACTGTCGGTAAGGAAGACCAATGGGTATTAAGGGATTCGTTCCAGCCTCTTGCCGACTATATTGGCAAAGCAGCGGGGATTCAGGTACGCACGGATATCACGCAAAACTTCAAGGCAATCGATGAGCATGCGGGCACAGGGCGATATGACTTGCTGATGGCGCCCACCAATGTGATTGGCCTGGCCGGCAAGGCCGGATACTATCCGGTGGCGAAGTTCAAGGATCTGCATGCGGTTTTTCTGGTCAGATCGCAAAGTCCCTACCAGACCATCGCCTCCATCAAGGGTTCGCGAATCGGCGTGATAAGCCGTAAAACCCTGATGGGCCTGCTGTCGGTGAATTTATTGAAAAATAATGGGTTAATGTTGGATCGGGATTTCAAGCAAGTTCAGGAAATCCAATTTATGGATACATTGGCTTCGCTTTTGCTGGAAGACGCTGTGGATGTGGTTACCGTTTCGCCAAAATCAGCAATCGATGCTATGAAAGCGCATCCCGGGAAGCTGCGCATTCTGGCTACAACCGACCCTGTTCCAGGTTTTGCGATCGCCTTGTCTCCTGACATGCCGCAGGCTCAGGCGAAAAAAATCACCGAGGCGTTGCTGACCATAGGCGATAACCCCAGCGGCAAGGCTGCGCTGGCAGCGATCAAGATAGGCGGCGGCTCGGGTGAAACCCATTTGACCAAAACCAGCAGCGCGGAATATGCCAAAGCGATGGGATTGATCAGTGCGGCGAAAAAGCTTTATCCGCCTTTACCAAAATGA
- a CDS encoding DUF3330 domain-containing protein, with translation MKIPRNVNPNGGEILPCVEDTECEITSCAVCMVEIPASVARNEEATDYIQHFCGLDCLEIWKREKGQEPPAESAA, from the coding sequence ATGAAAATACCGAGAAATGTGAATCCCAATGGCGGTGAAATTCTGCCTTGTGTCGAGGATACAGAATGCGAAATCACCAGTTGCGCGGTATGCATGGTTGAGATTCCGGCTTCTGTCGCCAGAAACGAAGAAGCGACGGATTACATCCAGCATTTCTGCGGGCTGGACTGCCTGGAAATCTGGAAACGTGAGAAAGGGCAGGAGCCTCCCGCAGAGTCGGCTGCCTGA
- the purL gene encoding phosphoribosylformylglycinamidine synthase codes for MPELHKLRGGAALSRFRLDKLSQGLPDYDCIQAEFWHFAEVSTALDSVEQTRLDAILAYGIPLPARPDAALLLVTPRPGTISPWSSKATDIVRHCGLEKVSRIERGTAYYFLRRDGAALTADDQAQIAPHIHDRMTETVFGSLDDAHTLFRHLPPKPLTTVDILGAGRAALVHANSAMGLALSADEIDYLLDNFTRIGRNPTDVELMMFAQANSEHCRHKIFNAAWVIDGAAQPHTLFGMIRETHARHPQGTVVAYSDNSSVIEGADVARFYPAENGRYVYREARTHILMKVETHNHPTAISPFPGAATGSGGEIRDEGATGTGSKPKAGLCGFSVSNLNIPGGRQPWETCRDNVNGYGKPDRIASALQIMIDGPLGAAAFNNEFGRPNLAGYFRTFEEECAGEMRGYHKPIMLAGGVGNIDDAHCFKKQFAAGTLLIHLGGPGMLIGLGGGAASSMDTGANAENLDFDSVQRGNPEMQRRAQEVIDRCWQMGDANPILSIHDVGAGGVSNAMPELVDGAGRGARFQLRDIPLEESGMSPREIWSNESQERYVLAIAPPSLDSFRAVCERERCPFAVVGIATGDRHLTVEDSLLGATPVDMDMSVLLGKPPRMTRDVQRVQRTLPALNTDGIELADAALRVLRLPSVASKSFLITIGDRSVGGYTARDQLVGPWQVPVADVAVTTMGYATERGEAFAVGERTPLALIDAAASGRMAVGEALTNLAAARVEKIGDVKLSANWMAAAGFPGEDAALYDTVKAVGLELCPELGISIPVGKDSLSMRTVWEADGKQKSVTAPLSLIITAFAPTPDARATLTPQLRTDQGDTDLILIDLGCGRNRLGGSALAQVYKQVGERCPDLDHPGQLKAFFETVQALNAAGRLLAYHDRSDGGLWAALCEMAFAGHCGITVDTDELCQDRFRVEVEEEGLDGDEEVVTERTGYSPRVFGVLFNEELGALLQVKREHTAEVMQAFIAAGLRSEFHIIGSTNDRDRVEIVRNEKTMLDFSRVELQRAWSETSYRIQRLRDNPLCAESEYAQLLDGTDPGLSAKLSFDLNDNIAAPFIGGSKPRIAILREQGVNGEVEMAAAFDRAGFAAVDVHMSDIIAGRVSLQDFRGFAACGGFSYGDVLGAGEGWAKSILFNLRARDQFEAFFNRDDSFALGVCNGCQMMGNLKSIIPGAEYWPKFTRNQSEQFEARFVMVEVPDSPSILFDGMAGSRMPVVVSHGEGYADFSQGGDASRVLVALRFVDNRGKVTETYPANPNGSPGGLTGVTTADGRFTLMMPHPERVFRAVQHSWRPDGWREDGPWLRMFRNARKWVG; via the coding sequence ATGCCCGAACTGCATAAATTGCGCGGCGGCGCCGCGCTTTCCCGTTTTCGTCTCGACAAGCTATCCCAAGGACTGCCTGATTACGACTGTATTCAAGCCGAGTTCTGGCATTTCGCGGAGGTGTCGACTGCGCTGGACAGCGTCGAGCAAACCAGGCTTGACGCCATCCTCGCCTATGGTATCCCGTTGCCGGCCCGGCCGGACGCTGCGTTGCTGCTGGTCACCCCGCGCCCCGGCACCATTTCGCCGTGGTCTTCCAAGGCAACCGACATCGTTCGCCACTGCGGGCTGGAAAAAGTATCCCGGATTGAACGGGGCACTGCATATTATTTCCTTCGCCGCGATGGCGCTGCGCTGACTGCTGATGACCAAGCGCAGATTGCGCCGCACATCCACGACCGCATGACAGAAACCGTGTTCGGCAGTCTGGACGACGCCCATACACTGTTCCGCCATCTCCCGCCCAAGCCGTTGACCACGGTGGACATTCTGGGTGCTGGCCGCGCGGCGCTGGTGCACGCCAACAGCGCGATGGGGCTGGCGTTGTCGGCAGATGAAATCGATTATCTGCTGGATAATTTCACCCGCATCGGGCGCAATCCCACGGATGTGGAGTTGATGATGTTTGCCCAGGCCAACTCCGAGCACTGCCGCCACAAGATTTTCAATGCCGCCTGGGTGATCGACGGCGCGGCGCAGCCGCATACGCTGTTTGGCATGATCCGCGAAACCCACGCGCGTCACCCGCAAGGTACCGTGGTGGCGTATTCGGATAATTCCTCGGTGATCGAGGGCGCTGACGTGGCGCGCTTCTATCCGGCGGAAAATGGCCGCTATGTTTACCGTGAGGCGCGTACGCACATCCTGATGAAGGTGGAAACGCACAATCACCCCACCGCCATTTCACCTTTCCCCGGTGCGGCCACCGGTTCCGGCGGCGAGATCCGTGACGAGGGTGCGACTGGCACGGGCTCCAAGCCCAAGGCGGGGCTGTGCGGGTTCTCGGTGTCCAACCTGAATATCCCGGGTGGCCGGCAACCCTGGGAAACCTGTCGGGACAATGTCAATGGCTACGGCAAGCCCGACCGCATCGCCTCCGCGCTGCAAATCATGATCGACGGCCCGCTTGGCGCGGCGGCGTTCAACAATGAATTCGGCCGTCCCAACCTGGCGGGTTACTTCCGCACTTTCGAGGAGGAATGCGCGGGCGAGATGCGCGGCTACCATAAGCCCATCATGCTGGCGGGGGGGGTGGGCAATATTGACGACGCCCACTGCTTCAAAAAGCAGTTCGCCGCCGGCACGCTGCTGATACATCTGGGCGGCCCGGGCATGCTCATCGGACTGGGCGGCGGCGCGGCATCCAGCATGGATACCGGCGCCAATGCCGAAAACCTGGATTTCGACTCGGTGCAGCGCGGCAACCCGGAAATGCAGCGCCGCGCCCAGGAGGTGATCGATCGTTGCTGGCAGATGGGCGACGCCAATCCCATTCTGTCCATCCACGACGTGGGTGCGGGTGGTGTTTCCAATGCCATGCCGGAGCTGGTGGATGGCGCCGGACGCGGCGCACGCTTTCAATTGCGCGATATCCCGCTGGAAGAATCCGGCATGTCGCCGCGCGAAATCTGGAGTAATGAATCCCAGGAACGCTATGTGCTGGCCATTGCGCCGCCCAGTCTGGACAGCTTCCGCGCCGTGTGCGAGCGCGAGCGCTGCCCGTTCGCCGTGGTCGGCATCGCCACCGGGGACAGGCATTTGACAGTGGAAGACAGCCTGCTGGGCGCTACCCCGGTGGACATGGATATGTCCGTGCTGCTCGGCAAGCCGCCGCGCATGACCCGCGACGTGCAGCGCGTCCAGCGCACATTGCCGGCGCTGAATACCGACGGCATCGAGCTGGCGGATGCCGCGCTGCGCGTGTTGCGCCTGCCCAGCGTGGCATCCAAGTCATTTCTCATCACCATCGGTGACCGTAGCGTGGGCGGCTACACTGCGCGCGACCAGTTGGTCGGCCCCTGGCAGGTACCGGTTGCGGACGTGGCGGTGACCACCATGGGCTATGCCACCGAGCGCGGCGAGGCCTTCGCCGTGGGCGAGCGCACCCCGCTGGCGCTTATCGACGCGGCAGCCTCCGGGCGCATGGCGGTGGGCGAGGCGCTGACCAACCTGGCCGCCGCGCGGGTGGAAAAAATCGGCGATGTGAAACTCTCCGCCAACTGGATGGCGGCGGCTGGCTTCCCCGGCGAAGACGCGGCGCTGTACGACACGGTCAAGGCGGTGGGGCTGGAACTGTGCCCAGAATTGGGCATCAGCATCCCGGTGGGAAAGGATTCGCTGTCCATGCGTACCGTGTGGGAGGCGGATGGCAAGCAGAAATCCGTCACCGCGCCGCTGTCTCTTATCATTACCGCCTTCGCTCCCACGCCTGACGCGCGCGCCACGCTCACGCCGCAACTGCGTACTGACCAAGGTGACACCGATCTCATCCTGATTGACCTCGGCTGCGGTCGCAATCGCCTGGGCGGCTCGGCACTGGCGCAGGTATACAAGCAGGTGGGCGAGCGCTGCCCGGACCTCGATCACCCCGGTCAGCTCAAGGCGTTTTTCGAAACCGTGCAGGCGCTCAACGCCGCCGGCCGCTTGCTGGCTTACCATGACCGCTCCGATGGCGGGCTGTGGGCGGCGCTGTGCGAAATGGCTTTCGCCGGCCACTGCGGTATCACTGTAGATACGGACGAACTGTGCCAGGATCGCTTCCGCGTGGAAGTTGAAGAAGAAGGCCTGGATGGAGACGAGGAAGTGGTCACCGAGCGCACGGGTTACAGCCCGCGTGTATTCGGTGTGCTGTTCAACGAGGAACTGGGCGCACTGCTGCAAGTGAAGCGCGAGCATACCGCCGAGGTGATGCAGGCCTTCATTGCGGCCGGCCTGCGCTCCGAGTTCCACATCATCGGCAGCACCAATGATCGCGACCGCGTGGAAATCGTGCGCAATGAAAAAACCATGCTCGACTTCAGCCGGGTGGAGTTGCAGCGTGCCTGGAGTGAAACCAGCTACCGGATCCAGCGCCTGCGTGACAACCCGCTGTGCGCCGAGAGCGAATACGCGCAACTGCTGGATGGGACTGACCCGGGGCTGTCGGCAAAGCTGAGCTTTGACCTCAACGACAACATCGCCGCGCCTTTCATCGGCGGCAGCAAGCCGCGCATCGCCATCCTGCGCGAGCAGGGCGTCAACGGCGAAGTGGAAATGGCCGCTGCCTTCGACCGCGCCGGTTTCGCGGCGGTGGACGTGCACATGAGCGACATTATCGCCGGGCGCGTCTCGCTCCAGGACTTCCGTGGCTTTGCCGCGTGCGGCGGTTTTTCCTACGGTGACGTGCTGGGCGCCGGCGAAGGCTGGGCCAAATCCATCCTGTTCAACCTGCGCGCCCGGGATCAGTTCGAAGCATTTTTCAATCGCGACGACAGCTTCGCGCTGGGCGTGTGCAACGGCTGCCAGATGATGGGCAATCTCAAATCCATCATTCCCGGCGCCGAATACTGGCCGAAATTTACCCGCAACCA